A single window of Anopheles moucheti chromosome 2, idAnoMoucSN_F20_07, whole genome shotgun sequence DNA harbors:
- the LOC128297799 gene encoding endothelin-converting enzyme 2, with translation MSTQRIWTTDNNHGPDYGQNSEKSSITHPNTVPPAGNPYLIGIQSRFRRRYYHKSIMLFLLLIIFILTIAIIVIACLLHFPPEICHTADCLRSAAALKHSMDLSVNPCEDFYQYTCGNWEDEHPRPDSYASFDWFSERQAKILRNIRHYLQANNSEFDPKPVVQARAMYTACMNLTAMDRLGYEPVLKYLKQFHLPPYPSILNVTDVAESPVFKGYDFDWVQSLAKIKQLLGMDIFIGFDVYPDPRHRDYNRLVLGTPEGGSDLPFNTDILKHIRHGRTRRKLMVSADDKEEDEEENDVDADSASVSAYKKFMIGVMKLLVNHTDPTINLQSFNAQFEKAASIVVQFSDSITKFNREAENASKSTNLEDRLNLQDIVYYTVTDLQNITDTYLSPKDPLPIWEKLVASVFEGIPEAQLNLQDEMILTSNADILYLKLLVEYLSVTPLAHIELYIWWTVVEELILHTTMEVRKLYYDYYKSITPTEGFSSRTLYCTGTVNRLLGMAVSYAISSDNFTQHTKPRVHDMLRYIRTAFEGLVRDTTWMDWPTKQSTLRKSEAMRSLIGFPEWILDHRELEQHYNGLKVNESTHLENMMEEIQRKNIIKLRRWRQKHELSWETLPTNVNAFHTFQENAITIPIAILQYPFYHLGLEALNYGALGTILGHELTHGFDDSGRQFDKNGNLKQWWTNKTVQEYVNRTMCFVKQYSQYYIPEADDYIDGLLTLGENIADNGGVREAFRAYQLYVKNAGTEPMLPGFEDYTHEQLFFISYGNIWCESNTQAAAKAYLDDSHCPGKFRLKGVLTNSPEFSQTFGCEPGAVMNPSKDKCRIW, from the exons ATGTCTACGCAACGTATTTGGACGACTGATAACAACCACGGACCCGATTATG GACAAAATTCGGAGAAGAGCTCCATCACACATCCCAACACAGTGCCACCCGCCGGTAATCCCTACCTAATCGGTATCCAATCAAG ATTCCGGCGACGATATTATCACAAATCGATAATGCTATTTCTGCTGCTGATAATCTTCATCCTGACGATCGCTATCATAGTAATAGCATGTTTGC TACATTTCCCGCCCGAGATCTGTCACACCGCGGACTGTCTGCGATCCGCGGCCGCCCTCAAGCACAGCATGGACCTGTCGGTGAATCCTTGCGAAGATTTCTACCAATACACCTGCGGTAATTGGGAGGATGAGCATCCACGGCCCGACTCCTATGCCAGCTTCGATTGGTTCAGTGAGCGACAGGCGAAGATTTTGCGCAACATCCGACACTACCTGCAGGCTAACAATAGCGAGTTCGATCCAAAACCCGTAGTACAGGCGCGTGCCATGTACACGGCCTGCATGAACCTCACTGCCATGGATCGGCTCGGTTATGAACCGGTTTTAAAATACCTCAAGCAATTCCATTTGCCCCCGTACCCGTCTATTCTGAACGTGACGGATGTAGCCGAGTCACCCGTCTTCAAGGGATATGACTTCGACTGGGTACAATCTCTGGCCAAGATTAAGCAATTGCTTGGGATGGACATCTTCATTGGGTTCGATGTGTACCCGGATCCACGCCACCGAGACTACAACCGGTTAGTGCTGGGAACTCCCGAGGGTGGTTCCGATTTGCCATT CAACACCGATATCCTGAAGCACATCCGTCATGGGAGAACTCGTCGCAAGCTGATGGTCAGTGCAGATGACAAGGAGGAAGACGAGGAGGAAAATGACGTGGATGCAGATTCGGCGTCTGTAAGTGCGTACAAAAAGTTTATGATCGGAGTGATGAAGCTGTTGGTGAACCATACCGATCCGACAATCAACTTACAATCCTTTAATGCGCAATTCGAGAAAGCTGCATCGATCGTGGTGCAGTTTTCGGATTCAATCACCAAG TTCAATCGAGAAGCCGAGAACGCTTCTAAAAGTACAAACTTGGAGGATCGTCTCAACTTGCAGGACATCGTGTACTACACGGTAACGGATTTGCAGAACATCACCGACACGTACCTATCTCCGAAAGATCCTCTACCGATCTGGGAAAAACTGGTGGCCAGTGTGTTTGAAGGGATACCGGAAGCGCAGCTCAATCTGCAAGACGAGATGATCCTCACGAGCAATGCGGACATACTTTACCTGAAGCTGCTTGTAGAGTATCTTTCCGTGACACCGCTTGCTCACATCGAACTGTACATCTGGTGGACGGTGGTGGAGGAGCTGATTCTCCACACCACGATGGAGGTACGCAAGCTGTACTACGATTACTACAAGTCCATCACACCAACGGAAGGGTTCAGCTCGCGGACCCTTTACTGTACCGGTACCGTAAACCGACTGCTCGGAATGGCCGTCAGTTACGCGATCTCAAGCGATAACTTTACGCAGCACACCAAACCACGGGTGCACGATATGCTCCGGTACATACGGACCGCGTTCGAAGGGCTCGTACGCGACACCACCTGGATGGATTGGCCAACCAAACAGTCGACGTTGCGTAAGTCGGAGGCAATGCGAAGCCTGATTGGCTTTCCCGAGTGGATTCTGGATCATCGTGAGCTAGAGCAGCATTACAATGGG CTGAAAGTTAACGAGAGCACCCACCTGGAAAATATGATGGAGGAAATACAGCGtaaaaacatcatcaaactTCGCCGCTGGCGACAGAAACATGAACTCAGCTGGGAAACTTTGCCCACCAACGTGAACGCGTTTCACACATTCCAGGAAAATGCTATAA CCATACCGATCGCAATCCTGCAGTACCCGTTCTACCATCTAGGGTTGGA GGCGCTAAACTATGGTGCACTGGGCACTATCCTTGGCCATGAGCTTACACACGGGTTCGATGATAGTG GACGTCAATTTGATAAGAACGGCAATCTGAAGCAATGGTGGACGAACAAAACTGTGCAGGAGTACGTTAACCGTACGATGTGCTTTGTAAAACAGTACAGCCAATACTACATACCGGAGGCGGACGATTAT ATCGATGGTTTGCTAACGCTCGGTGAAAACATTGCCGATAACGGTGGCGTTCGCGAGGCATTCCGGGCGTACCAACTTTACGTGAAGAATGCTGGCACGGAACCGATGCTACCCGGCTTCGAGGATTACACGCACGAGCAACTGTTTTTCATCTCGTACGGCAATATTTGGTGCGAGTCAAACACGCAAGCTGCTGCGAAAGCCTATCTAGACGATTCACACTGTCCCGGAAAGTTTCG
- the LOC128298543 gene encoding cuticle protein 16.5-like gives MKSLIFLALIAIVRAAPGYPGGYYGDHGLSYVAAAPAPIVKYAAPAVSVVHAAPAPVLKYAVAPAPIVKAVAPAATSYATIHQVHAPVVHAAPVVKYAAPAPVVSYVHSAPVVAHAPAPLLKYAPAYHGW, from the exons ATGAAGTCTTTG ATTTTCCTTGCCCTCATTGCCATCGTCCGGGCAGCGCCGGGATACCCCGGTGGATACTACGGTGACCACGGGCTTTCGTACGTGGCTGCTGCTCCTGCACCGATCGTCAAATACGCAGCTCCCGCCGTATCTGTCGTACATGCGGCTCCCGCTCCAGTGCTCAAGTACGCCGTGGCACCGGCCCCGATCGTGAAGGCGGTAGCACCGGCAGCCACCAGTTATGCCACCATCCACCAGGTCCATGCCCCGGTGGTACATGCCGCGCCGGTAGTGAAGTATGCCGCACCTGCCCCGGTGGTATCGTACGTCCACTCGGCACCGGTCGTTGCACACGCTCCCGCTCCACTGCTCAAGTACGCACCAGCCTACCACGGATGGTAA